In Pyrus communis chromosome 8, drPyrComm1.1, whole genome shotgun sequence, one genomic interval encodes:
- the LOC137743248 gene encoding uncharacterized protein gives MDLHVIQSKLNKGLYTEDCIPMFFRDLLLLFNNAVVFFRKNSQEHNAAQKLRSIVLKEMNDQLPNPQPATGTVTSNVPKIETKAPKIEPDVSEKPTKSSIVVCGKRGSVNALSEGGAKSRKGDKVEEKAKKTDGAASVKVEDKGIRRRRTQERGGRRGTSTRGRNAAKPTKPTKPHEYGVNELSSHDGLKALEAEKEKKENRRKKQGAARFLKRMKQNSPSTEVK, from the coding sequence ATGGACCTGCATGTGATTCAATCCAAGCTTAACAAAGGCCTCTACACAGAGGATTGCATCCCCATGTTCTTCCGCGACCTCCTCCTCCTATTCAACAACGCCGTCGTCTTCTTCCGCAAGAACTCTCAGGAGCACAACGCAGCTCAAAAGCTCCGCTCCATTGTGTTAAAGGAAATGAACGACCAGCTCCCGAACCCACAACCCGCGACCGGAACAGTAACATCCAACGTGCCCAAGATCGAAACCAAAGCTCCCAAGATCGAGCCCGATGTCTCCGAGAAACCCACCAAGTCTTCCATTGTTGTTTGTGGAAAGCGTGGTTCTGTCAATGCACTATCAGAAGGCGGTGCGAAGAGCAGGAAGGGAGATAAGGTCGAAGAGAAAGCGAAGAAGACGGATGGTGCTGCGTCTGTGAAGGTTGAGGACAAGGGGattaggaggaggaggacacAAGAAAGAGGCGGGCGGAGAGGGACAAGCACGAGGGGCAGGAATGCAGCGAAGCCGACGAAGCCGACGAAGCCGCACGAGTATGGCGTCAATGAACTCAGTTCGCATGACGGTTTAAAGGCGTTGGAAgcggagaaggagaagaaagaaaacaggcGGAAGAAGCAAGGCGCAGCAAGGTTCTTGAAGCGAATGAAGCAGAACTCGCCGAGCACTGAAGTGAAGTAG